From one Phoenix dactylifera cultivar Barhee BC4 unplaced genomic scaffold, palm_55x_up_171113_PBpolish2nd_filt_p 000343F, whole genome shotgun sequence genomic stretch:
- the LOC120105693 gene encoding chaperone protein DnaJ-like, producing the protein MDGDGAGSDGSCYYSLLGIRRNASSSDIRTAYRKQALKWHPDRWAKDPTAMGEAKRRFQRIQEAYSVLSDQGKRAIYDAGLYDPLEEDDQDFTDFMQEMLAMMDSVKAEVSRPSRCCNHSSNYSSIIHTSRI; encoded by the exons ATGGACGGCGATGGGGCCGGATCCGACGGCTCCTGTTACTACTCCCTCCTCGGGATTCGGCGGAACGCCTCCTCCTCCGATATCCGCACCGCTTATCGCAAGCAAGCCCTG AAATGGCATCCGGACCGGTGGGCGAAGGACCCGACCGCGATGGGGGAAGCGAAGCGGCGATTCCAGCGGATCCAGGAGGCCTACTCCG TTCTCTCCGACCAGGGCAAGCGCGCCATTTACGACGCCGGCCTCTACGACCCCCTCGAGGAGGACGACCAG GATTTCACTGATTTCATGCAAGAAATGCTGGCGATGATGGATAGCGTGAAAGCGGAGGTAAGCCGCCCTAGTCGCTGCTGTAACCACTCATCAAATTATTCTTCAATAATTCATACTTCCCGCATATGA
- the LOC120105694 gene encoding putative pectinesterase/pectinesterase inhibitor 28 has protein sequence MEKNRVALISLSLVLLVAVVAAVAVTVSHLNSSTSTYRPSETGQPNTSIKAIKAVCEPTDYKDACEKTLSSMSHNTSDPMELVNVAFNASMKYVTDAFDKSELLKDVSKDPASAEALRTCSELLEYATDDLKKSIEQLGSVQTNRYEQAVEDLKVWLSAAITYQDTCVDGFEGINTSAAEAMHQAIKNSTQITSNALAMINQFDNLVGSFNISSHAGRKLLSGTRANEFPWWMSAAQERFLQPAPAQIKPNVTVAQDGTGDFKTISEALKHVPKQNNDTFVIYVKAGVYKEGVLVDKHMTHVTMIGDGPTKTKITGDVHVIQGKISTFKTATVAVAGEWFTGMGLGFENTAGPQNHQAVALRVNADRSVFYNCRMDGYQDTLYAHSGRQFYRDCTITGTIDFIFGDSATMLQNCMIIVRKPMDNQQNIVTAHGRIDRQGNGALVIQNCTITSDPAYYPSRKKLPTYLGRPWKPYSRTLILQSQLDDLVHPDGWMPWNGNIGLDTCFYAELDNRGPGANLTKRVTWPGIKKLSYDEAQRFTVEHYLFGQTWIPRTGVPFIPGLLPMAEANRTH, from the exons ATGGAGAAGAACAGGGTCGCCCTCATCAGCCTCTCCTTAGTTCTCCTCGTCGCCGTGGTGGCAGCGGTCGCCGTCACCGTCTCCCACCTCAACAGTAGCACCTCCACCTATCGCCCCTCCGAGACCGGCCAGCCCAACACTTCCATTAAGGCCATCAAGGCCGTCTGCGAGCCGACCGACTACAAGGATGCCTGCGAGAAGACCCTCTCGTCCATGTCCCACAACACCTCCGACCCCATGGAGCTCGTCAATGTGGCCTTCAATGCCTCCATGAAGTATGTCACCGACGCCTTCGACAAGTCTGAACTCCTGAAGGATGTCTCCAAAGACCCAGCCTCCGCCGAGGCTCTCCGGACCTGCAGCGAGCTCCTCGAGTACGCCACGGACGACCTCAAGAAATCcatcgagcagctcggcagtgTCCAGACGAACCGGTACGAACAGGCTGTCGAGGATCTCAAGGTCTGGCTCAGCGCCGCCATCACCTACCAGGACACCTGCGTCGATGGCTTCGAGGGCATCAACACCAGCGCTGCGGAGGCCATGCACCAGGCCATAAAGAACTCCACCCAGATCACCAGCAACGCCCTCGCCATGATCAACCAGTTCGACAACTTGGTCGGCTCGTTCAACATCTCGTCGCATGCCGGCCGGAAGCTGCTCTCCGGCACCAGGGCAAACGAGTTCCCGTGGTGGATGTCCGCCGCGCAGGAAAGATTCCTCCAGCCGGCACCGGCCCAGATAAAGCCCAATGTCACCGTTGCTCAGGACGGGACCGGAGATTTCAAAACCATCTCCGAGGCCCTCAAGCATGTCCCCAAGCAAAACAACGACACCTTCGTCATCTACGTTAAGGCAGGAGTGTACAAGGAGGGAGTCCTCGTTGACAAGCATATGACCCATGTGACGATGATCGGAGATGGACCGACCAAGACCAAGATCACTGGTGATGTCCATGTCATCCAAGGGAAGATCTCCACCTTCAAAACTGCTACCGTTG CTGTGGCCGGGGAGTGGTTCACCGGCATGGGTCTCGGATTCGAGAACACGGCCGGGCCTCAAAACCACCAGGCGGTGGCGCTCCGGGTAAACGCCGACCGGTCGGTGTTTTACAACTGCCGGATGGACGGGTACCAAGACACGTTGTATGCCCACAGCGGGCGCCAGTTCTACCGTGACTGCACCATCACCGGCACCATCGACTTCATCTTCGGCGACTCAGCGACGATGCTCCAGAACTGCATGATCATCGTCAGGAAGCCAATGGATAACCAGCAGAACATCGTGACGGCGCACGGCCGGATAGATAGACAAGGGAATGGTGCCCTCGTCATCCAGAACTGCACCATCACTTCAGACCCTGCCTACTACCCCTCCCGGAAGAAGCTGCCGACCTACCTCGGGCGGCCGTGGAAGCCCTACTCGAGGACCCTTATCCTCCAGTCACAGCTCGACGATCTGGTCCATCCCGATGGGTGGATGCCGTGGAATGGGAACATCGGGCTCGACACATGCTTCTACGCCGAGCTCGACAACCGGGGGCCGGGGGCTAACTTGACGAAGAGGGTGACATGGCCGGGGATTAAGAAGCTCAGCTATGACGAGGCGCAGAGATTCACCGTTGAGCACTACCTCTTTGGGCAAACCTGGATCCCCAGGACCGGCGTGCCGTTCATTCCTGGGCTTTTGCCGATGGCTGAGGCCAATAGGACCCACTAA
- the LOC120105692 gene encoding Bowman-Birk type trypsin inhibitor-like — MKRRRGSGKRSPSVSLAIICMIAAYIATLSFAQPDLSSQLPTNNGYEGQNSGKPWPCCNRCGGCTRFIPPECQCWDLTRACHPRCKECVRSPLSVEPPLYQCMDRIADYCKIPCKSPTRSNV; from the exons ATGAAACGCAGAAGAGGCAGCGGAAAGAGAAGCCCTTCGGTTTCTTTGGCTATTATCTGCATGATAGCTGCCTACATCGCCACCCTCTCCTTCGCCCAGCCCGATCTCAGCTCCCAGCTTCCAACCAACAATG gTTATGAAGGTCAGAACAGTGGAAAGCCATGGCCTTGCTGCAATAGGTGCGGTGGGTGTACGAGGTTCATCCCGCCGGAATGCCAGTGCTGGGATCTCACCAGGGCCTGCCATCCCCGGTGCAAAGAATGCGTTCGATCACCACTTAGCGTGGAGCCACCCCTCTACCAGTGCATGGACCGCATCGCCGACTACTGTAAGATCCCATGCAAGTCGCCGACGAGGAGCAATGTGTGA